A genomic window from Triticum urartu cultivar G1812 chromosome 7, Tu2.1, whole genome shotgun sequence includes:
- the LOC125518925 gene encoding uncharacterized protein LOC125518925, translating into MEFKHLCLVRFKEGMVVDDIIEELTKLAGELDTVKFFGWGKDVLNQEALTHGFTHVFSMSFASAEDLVACMGHEKHSAFACHAGHTDNSEAVFGSSSSNSSCPLEVQNSNGDVQLRRVAQHDHGSRYPLCELVFTFQKSVLFPRANVHPQGLNSVVPEKPHG; encoded by the exons ATGGAGTTCAAGCACCTGTGCCTGGTAAGGTTCAAGGAGGGCATGGTGGTGGACGACATCATTGAGGAGCTCACCAAGCTTGCCGGGGAGCTCGACACCGTCAAATTCTTCGGGTG GGGAAAAGACGTGTTGAACCAGGAGGCGCTCACGCATGGCTTCACCCACGTCTTCTCCATGAGCTTCGCCAGCGCCGAGGACCTGGTGGCGTGCATGGGCCACGAGAAACACTCTGCTTTCGCCTGCCACGCTGGCCACACCGACAACAGCGAGGCAGTTTTTGGTTCCTCATCAAGCAACAGCAGCTGCCCCCTAGAAGTTCAAAATTCTAATGGCGACGTCCAACTTCGACGAGTAGCACAGCACGACCACGGCTCCCGGTATCCTCTCTGTGAACTTGTTTTTACCT TTCAGAAGTCCGTGTTATTCCCCCGAGCGAACGTGCACCCTCAAGGCCTCAACTCTGTAGTGCCTGAGAAGCCACATGGGTAA